The Spirosoma foliorum genome has a window encoding:
- a CDS encoding SOS response-associated peptidase, whose translation MCYHKSLVVSAPELEKRYEATMPASAHFQPVYHANAYQFPAWPIVTHQEPGRFQMMHWGLIPRWTKTNDDATEIRTRTINARSETIYDKPSFRSSAQAGKRCLIPVTGFYEWHTKGSKKFPFYITATDQKIVSVAGLWDEWPDPETGELKMTYTLLTTDANSLLAEIHNSKKRMPCLLTAEAEHAWLHDNLSEKEALALLEKQYPTSRMHSYSISKRITSRSEPSDVPEVMAPSNYPELTSQPQLFA comes from the coding sequence ATGTGTTATCATAAATCACTTGTAGTCTCGGCTCCTGAACTGGAGAAACGGTATGAAGCCACTATGCCAGCATCGGCTCACTTTCAGCCCGTATATCATGCCAATGCTTATCAGTTTCCTGCCTGGCCGATTGTGACTCATCAGGAACCGGGCCGGTTTCAGATGATGCACTGGGGATTAATTCCTCGCTGGACCAAAACCAATGACGATGCGACCGAGATCCGAACCCGAACGATCAATGCCCGATCCGAAACAATTTATGATAAACCTTCCTTTCGCTCATCGGCACAAGCCGGAAAGCGCTGTTTGATTCCAGTGACCGGCTTTTATGAATGGCATACGAAGGGCAGCAAAAAGTTTCCGTTTTATATCACGGCGACAGACCAGAAAATAGTGTCGGTAGCGGGACTTTGGGACGAGTGGCCAGACCCGGAAACGGGCGAACTAAAAATGACCTACACGCTTCTGACAACGGATGCAAATTCGCTGTTAGCGGAAATTCATAACTCAAAAAAGCGGATGCCCTGCCTGCTCACTGCCGAAGCTGAACATGCCTGGCTCCATGATAATCTGAGTGAAAAGGAGGCACTGGCTTTATTGGAAAAACAATACCCAACCAGCCGAATGCATAGCTATAGCATTAGCAAACGCATTACATCGCGATCAGAACCAAGCGATGTTCCTGAAGTAATGGCTCCCTCAAACTATCCTGAATTGACCAGTCAGCCTCAGTTGTTTGCGTAA
- a CDS encoding carboxylesterase family protein has product MRLVIHPFFCLLFVLSSLGVYAQSIPKSKSREKYPYLLYLPKDYATNKAAYPLVIYLHGGSQKGNDLAKLKTYGLPHLVDKGRDFNFIIASPQCPDGKFWSTDNWFDSLYNELITKYRVDQKRVYLTGISMGGYGAWQTAIAYPDKFAALVPLCGGCDDSTQVCRIRHIPIWTFHGIDDDLIPISETERLVRRLDACKGNVKFTRLEKTGHQIQYLFEDQAIYDWLVKQHK; this is encoded by the coding sequence ATGCGCCTAGTTATCCATCCATTTTTTTGTCTCTTATTCGTACTTTCTTCTTTAGGCGTTTACGCTCAATCAATACCCAAAAGCAAATCGCGAGAAAAGTACCCCTATCTGCTTTACTTGCCCAAAGATTACGCGACAAATAAGGCCGCTTATCCACTGGTTATCTATCTGCATGGAGGCTCTCAGAAAGGGAATGACCTGGCTAAACTCAAGACATATGGCTTACCGCATCTGGTCGATAAGGGCCGAGATTTTAACTTTATTATTGCCTCTCCTCAATGCCCCGACGGCAAATTCTGGTCGACTGACAACTGGTTCGACTCCCTTTATAATGAGCTGATTACCAAATATCGAGTTGATCAAAAACGGGTTTATTTAACCGGAATCAGTATGGGTGGTTATGGTGCCTGGCAAACTGCCATTGCTTATCCAGACAAGTTTGCCGCTCTTGTTCCGTTGTGCGGTGGTTGCGACGATTCCACGCAGGTTTGTCGGATTAGACACATACCCATATGGACGTTTCATGGAATAGACGATGATCTCATCCCTATCTCTGAAACTGAACGATTAGTCAGGCGTTTAGACGCGTGTAAGGGTAACGTAAAATTTACTCGATTGGAAAAAACAGGCCACCAAATTCAATACTTATTTGAAGACCAGGCTATTTATGACTGGCTAGTCAAACAACACAAATAA
- a CDS encoding pyridoxamine 5'-phosphate oxidase family protein: protein MSIQSAAANHHPSQENSKAVAMLPDLERTSWEQLRAAAEQKDDQPEASGFKTMTVATCTSRGADARMVVLRRVDIDHKYVWFYSDARAEKVLQLEAFPQASLLFWDSNRHVQLRLTVETRLHTDDYVADDHWEKLGVAGRKAYLSEQKPGTEQPHPYPGVPDHLVNNLPSIEESEAGRKNFAVIECRVLAMEYLQLSRQGHTRACFQYEPESKMSWLAP, encoded by the coding sequence ATGAGCATTCAGAGCGCAGCAGCCAATCACCACCCCAGTCAGGAAAATTCGAAAGCCGTTGCCATGCTCCCCGATCTTGAGCGTACCAGTTGGGAACAACTCCGGGCCGCTGCCGAACAAAAAGACGATCAACCGGAGGCCTCTGGGTTCAAAACAATGACGGTGGCTACCTGTACATCCAGAGGTGCCGACGCCCGAATGGTCGTTTTGCGTCGGGTCGACATAGATCATAAGTACGTTTGGTTTTATTCTGATGCCCGTGCCGAAAAGGTGCTGCAACTTGAAGCCTTCCCTCAGGCATCCTTACTTTTCTGGGATAGTAATCGACATGTGCAACTCCGCCTGACCGTTGAAACCCGGCTTCATACCGACGATTACGTTGCCGATGATCATTGGGAAAAACTGGGTGTGGCTGGGCGTAAAGCTTATCTTTCCGAGCAAAAGCCAGGCACCGAACAACCGCACCCCTACCCTGGCGTTCCCGACCACCTGGTCAACAATTTACCATCGATTGAAGAAAGCGAAGCTGGCCGTAAAAATTTCGCGGTTATTGAGTGTCGGGTACTCGCTATGGAATATCTGCAACTGAGCCGACAAGGGCATACACGTGCTTGTTTTCAATACGAACCTGAGTCCAAAATGAGTTGGCTTGCCCCCTAA